CAGGTCCGCCACGGTCAGGATATTGGCGTGCTTCGATGCATTGACAGCCCGGGTCGGGAGCGGCAGCTCCTCCAGAAAGGCCGCTATCCCTATCGCGGTGGGCGTGAGATCCGAATGCGCCCACCCCGCACAGTCACGACCGAGTGTGCCGACAGTTCCCGGCCGTAATCTGTCAGAACCCTTTCCATCAGCTTAATGCGCCGCTCTGCGGGAACGTCGGGCAAACGAACAATGCCGCAGTGAGACACTCCTTCCATGAAGATGAATTCGCCAAAATCTTTATCCATCGTGATCAGCACTCGTCCTTGGGCGCTTGCCCATTCCAGGAGCACGCGGTCCCCGGGATCAGGGCCTCGTTCCCGCGACTCCACCACATCGTCCTTCTCGTCGCAAC
The DNA window shown above is from Candidatus Rokuibacteriota bacterium and carries:
- a CDS encoding DUF5615 family PIN-like protein, which encodes MTGVQGAAWQNGCDEKDDVVESRERGPDPGDRVLLEWASAQGRVLITMDKDFGEFIFMEGVSHCGIVRLPDVPAERRIKLMERVLTDYGRELSAHSVVTVRGGRIRISRPPR